From Kogia breviceps isolate mKogBre1 chromosome 2, mKogBre1 haplotype 1, whole genome shotgun sequence, one genomic window encodes:
- the LOC131750481 gene encoding ATPase PAAT-like isoform X2 → MESETVHPPLTRRPTLACSWDAACGALAQSLHLTRSGLGARDADWEELLAPPATGQDLVILRRNANSQDENPCFLYLRCDPPGGEEIVSIGILSSARNMEVYSGDEYCGTSRGKNVCNVLDNSEHEKIILYKKYLKLESSTHACKIKLLSFGEKQCVFISKVVVHMRPVLANSSAGCPALGSRIDLERVQTIMESLGSKLSPGAQQLMNMVRFQQQIVVSTDRQFSFVLFTGLLPVPETVPNTEQISELYSHWRAASVSLGKHWIQAHGRTAVIFYFRSLQQVILHAFPFQNWIDIWKHD, encoded by the exons ATGGAGAGCGAGACCGTACACCCGCCACTGACCCGCCGCCCGACGTTGGCCTGTTCCTGGGATGCCGCGTGCGGAGCCCTGGCCCAGAGTCTCCATCTCACCCGGTCTGGTCTCGGCGCCCGGGACGCCGACTGGGAGGAGCTGCTGGCGCCGCCTGCCACCGG ccaggATCTGGTGATTTTGAGAAGGAACGCGAACAGCCAAGATGAAAACCCCTGCTTCCTTTACCTGAGATGTGACCCTCCTGGAGGTGAAGAAATCGTTTCTATTGGCATTTTAAGTTCAGCAAGAAATATGGAAGTATACTCAGGAGACGAGTACTGTGGAACCAGTAGGGGCAAGAATGTTTGTAATGTTCTGGATAACAG tgaacatgaaaagattattttgtacaaaaaatatctaaaattggaGTCTTCCACACATGCTTGTAAAATAAAG ttGCTCTCCTTTGGTGAAAAGCAGTGTGTGTTCATCAGTAAAGTTGTGGTACACATGAGGCCAGTTTTGGCAAATTCTTCAGCAGGCTGTCCTGCTCTAGGATCAAGGATAGACCTGGAGAGGGTCCAAACCATCATGGAGTCCTTGGGGTCAAAGTTATCACCTGGAGCTCAGCAACTGATGAATATGGTTAGATTCCAGCAGCAG ATTGTAGTGTCCACAGATCggcaattttcatttgttttgttcactggctTATTACCAGTGCCTGAGACAGTACCTAACACAGAGCAGATTTctg AATTGTATTCCCATTGGAGAGCAGCTTCAGTCAGTTTGGGGAAGCACTGGATACAAGCACACGGTCGGACTGCAGTCATCTTCTACTTCaggagccttcagcaagtcatccTCCACGCCTTTCCCTTCCAGAACTGGATTGACATCTGGAAACATGACTGA
- the LOC131750481 gene encoding ATPase PAAT-like isoform X1, whose amino-acid sequence MESETVHPPLTRRPTLACSWDAACGALAQSLHLTRSGLGARDADWEELLAPPATGQDLVILRRNANSQDENPCFLYLRCDPPGGEEIVSIGILSSARNMEVYSGDEYCGTSRGKNVCNVLDNSEHEKIILYKKYLKLESSTHACKIKLLSFGEKQCVFISKVVVHMRPVLANSSAGCPALGSRIDLERVQTIMESLGSKLSPGAQQLMNMVRFQQQNCIPIGEQLQSVWGSTGYKHTVGLQSSSTSGAFSKSSSTPFPSRTGLTSGNMTEDLTAYIDKSTQPAGGGNMTGLQECKIVPQNHSLPENDLQNAVSSFLPKKASDNSHTPHSELLPFLQNLCSHVNHLRVGPNTKWQESITKPGEGTVGVTMEEQSICSYLEKILSKNMELMEKKLMDYIDQRIYKLQEHIDNKIALLVDLLQSPNSPPSGMPLRHYDSGERLSNGER is encoded by the exons ATGGAGAGCGAGACCGTACACCCGCCACTGACCCGCCGCCCGACGTTGGCCTGTTCCTGGGATGCCGCGTGCGGAGCCCTGGCCCAGAGTCTCCATCTCACCCGGTCTGGTCTCGGCGCCCGGGACGCCGACTGGGAGGAGCTGCTGGCGCCGCCTGCCACCGG ccaggATCTGGTGATTTTGAGAAGGAACGCGAACAGCCAAGATGAAAACCCCTGCTTCCTTTACCTGAGATGTGACCCTCCTGGAGGTGAAGAAATCGTTTCTATTGGCATTTTAAGTTCAGCAAGAAATATGGAAGTATACTCAGGAGACGAGTACTGTGGAACCAGTAGGGGCAAGAATGTTTGTAATGTTCTGGATAACAG tgaacatgaaaagattattttgtacaaaaaatatctaaaattggaGTCTTCCACACATGCTTGTAAAATAAAG ttGCTCTCCTTTGGTGAAAAGCAGTGTGTGTTCATCAGTAAAGTTGTGGTACACATGAGGCCAGTTTTGGCAAATTCTTCAGCAGGCTGTCCTGCTCTAGGATCAAGGATAGACCTGGAGAGGGTCCAAACCATCATGGAGTCCTTGGGGTCAAAGTTATCACCTGGAGCTCAGCAACTGATGAATATGGTTAGATTCCAGCAGCAG AATTGTATTCCCATTGGAGAGCAGCTTCAGTCAGTTTGGGGAAGCACTGGATACAAGCACACGGTCGGACTGCAGTCATCTTCTACTTCaggagccttcagcaagtcatccTCCACGCCTTTCCCTTCCAGAACTGGATTGACATCTGGAAACATGACTGAAGACTTAACAGCTTACATTGATAAAAGTACACAGCCAGCTGGTGGAGGAAATATGACAGGCCTCCAAGAGTGTAAAATTGTGCCACAAAACCATTCTCTTCCTGAGAATGATCTTCAGAATGCAGTATCTTCTTTCTTACCAAAGAAAGCAAGTGACAACTCACATACACCTCACTCTGAGCTGCTGCCTTTTCTGCAGAATCTGTGTAGTCACGTGAACCACCTCCGTGTGGGACCCAACACCAAGTGGCAGGAAAGCATCACCAAGCCCGGCGAAGGCACTGTTGGTGTTAC aatggaAGAGCAATCCATTTGTTCCTACTTGGAAAAGattctttctaaaaatatggAACTGatggaaaagaaacttatggaCTACATTGATCAGCGAATATATAAACTCCAGGAGCACATAGATAATAAGATTGCTTTGTTAGTGGACTTGCTGCAAAGTCCCAACTCCCCACCCTCTGGCATGCCTCTAAGACATTATGACTCTGGAGAAAGACTTTCAAATGGAGAAAGATAG